The genomic region TGCAAACGTAGGGGAGAATGGGGATACTGCAATATTTTTTGGTTTATCGGGCACTGGTAAAACAACACTCTCGGCAGATCCTAACCGAAAGTTAATTGGGGATGACGAGCACGGATGGACTGCCGATAATAAGATTTTTAACTTTGAAGGTGGCTGCTATGCAAAAGTGATTAATTTATCTAAAGAAAATGAGCCTGATATTTTTAATGCTATAAAACCAGGTGCAATTTTAGAGAATATCGTCTTTAAAAACGGAGAGGTAGATTATGATGATTCGAGTATTACCCAAAATACCAGGGTAAGTTACCCTATAAATCACATTCCATATATTCAAAAGCCCTCGGTAGCGGGAAATCCTAAAAATATTTTCTTTTTAACGGCAGATGCCTTTGGTGTCTTACCTCCCGTAAGTAAATTAAATCCCGCCCAGGCAGCTTATCATTTTATTAGTGGTTATACGGCAAAGGTGGCAGGTACCGAAGAAGGTATTAAAGAGCCACAACCCAGTTTTTCAGCCTGTTTTGGTGCGCCATTTATGCCATTGCACCCAACGCTTTATGCTGAAATGTTAAGCCGAAAAATGAAGGAAGCCAATGTAAATGTATGGTTGGTAAATACCGGATGGACCGGTGGTCCATATGGGACAGGGCAGCGAATGAAACTGAAGTATACCCGGGCAATGATCAATGCCGCGTTATCTGGAAACCTGAATAAGGTAAGCTATGAAACCCATGAAATTTTCGGAATTAAAATGCCAACAGTATGTCCAGATGTACCTACTGAAGTTTTAAATCCTAAAAGCACCTGGAAGGATAAAGAAGCTTACGATGTAAAAGCTAAAGAACTAGCTAACACTTTTAGAAGAAATTTCTCTCAGTTTAAGGACTATGCTAGTCAGGAAATACTGGAGGGTGGACCGCTCTCTTTAGAGTATAATGCCTCCTAGTATAATTATTTGTTAATGTTGTTTAAATGAAGAAAACCGGTGTTTAATAAGCAAAGCACCGGTTTTCGAATTTTAATAGAAGGTAATTTTTATTTCTTATTAGCTTCAGCAATATATTTATTAAGAGCCATTGTCATTGATGGTGTTTCTGAAGTTGGCGCTTTAATATTCACGGTTAGCCCGTGTTCTTTTGCAGCTTTAATTGTCGTATTTCCAAAAACAGCAATTCTTGTATCGTTTTGTTTGAAATCTGGAAAGTTTTCAAATAAAGATTTAATGCCACTTGGGCTAAAAAATACCAAAATATCATAAGTTACATCACTAAGATGCGACAAATCACTTACTACAGTTTTGTAAAATACGGCCTGCTTCCATTGTACGCCAAGTTTATCTAGGGTTTTAGGAATTACAGGTTTTAACATGTCTGA from Zunongwangia profunda SM-A87 harbors:
- the pckA gene encoding phosphoenolpyruvate carboxykinase (ATP), translated to MDLNNIITKTISLNRYNIKNAIINYQMYPDELQEETLKHNLGRETREGVLAINTGKFTGRSPQDRFIVKDEVTKDRVWWGAINIPFDSSKFDKLYDKVADYLSDKELYVRDAYACAHQDYKLNIRVINEYPWSNMFVYNMFLRPTEEELPGFKEDWLVVNAPGFKADPEKDGTRQENFAVLNFSKKIALIGGTGYTGEIKKGIFSALNLILPIYQDTLPMHCSANVGENGDTAIFFGLSGTGKTTLSADPNRKLIGDDEHGWTADNKIFNFEGGCYAKVINLSKENEPDIFNAIKPGAILENIVFKNGEVDYDDSSITQNTRVSYPINHIPYIQKPSVAGNPKNIFFLTADAFGVLPPVSKLNPAQAAYHFISGYTAKVAGTEEGIKEPQPSFSACFGAPFMPLHPTLYAEMLSRKMKEANVNVWLVNTGWTGGPYGTGQRMKLKYTRAMINAALSGNLNKVSYETHEIFGIKMPTVCPDVPTEVLNPKSTWKDKEAYDVKAKELANTFRRNFSQFKDYASQEILEGGPLSLEYNAS